One genomic segment of Natrialbaceae archaeon AArc-T1-2 includes these proteins:
- a CDS encoding DUF7333 family protein: MELDLPKTVVAFVLVVAIGTGALLTMPMGMTTDTVLMMVTPSMVIFGLITLAIGVAHGQYRATN, from the coding sequence ATGGAACTCGACCTGCCGAAGACCGTCGTCGCGTTCGTCTTGGTCGTCGCGATCGGAACAGGTGCACTGTTGACGATGCCGATGGGTATGACGACCGACACCGTGTTGATGATGGTGACGCCGTCGATGGTGATCTTCGGGCTGATCACCCTCGCGATCGGCGTCGCACACGGACAGTACCGGGCGACGAACTGA
- a CDS encoding cupin domain-containing protein — translation MSLERYDDAIADLEPDADQIETAEVVVTDDVLVKAFALGPGATLEPHEHPDSTNVFHVLSGTVTVLQDDEHERVSAPGVVLHERGVDHGARNDTDETVVFTASLCPLPS, via the coding sequence ATGTCCCTCGAGAGATACGACGACGCGATCGCCGACCTCGAACCGGACGCCGACCAGATCGAGACCGCGGAGGTGGTCGTCACGGACGACGTGCTCGTGAAGGCGTTCGCGCTGGGTCCGGGTGCGACGCTCGAGCCACACGAACACCCCGACAGCACGAACGTCTTTCACGTTCTCTCCGGGACGGTGACGGTTCTGCAAGATGACGAGCACGAACGGGTCTCGGCTCCGGGAGTCGTCCTCCACGAACGAGGCGTCGACCACGGCGCGCGAAACGACACCGACGAGACGGTCGTGTTCACCGCGAGTCTCTGTCCGCTTCCGTCCTGA
- the purB gene encoding adenylosuccinate lyase: MTDTDALYAVSPLDGRYGSRTAPLSPYASEAALMRARVRVEVEYLIALADLEATPLELDDAARDDLRGLYRHFAEEDARLIKTLEVSGHGEFEATNHDVKAVEYFIRHELPDDSDASAWIHFGLTSEDVNNLAYRLLVRDAVDEVLLPALYEVRDALAEMAREYRDLPMLARTHGQPATPTTFGKEMAVYAARLGRATGQIREATDGLRGKLGGASGTYAAHVAAYPDVDWPAFAREFVTELGLEFEPLTTQVNPCDDLAALFDAFRSANQVLLDLDLDVWLYVSDRYLGQEAVEGETGSSTMPHKVNPIDFENSEGNLSKANSDLEFLADYVTTSRLQRDLSDSTVKRNIGAAFAHCLIGYSKAADGLAKVVPNEHVVCEELESTPEIIGEAVQTILRREGQDDAYERVKELTRGQEVTLEDFRELFDDLEVDDRTREQLLALTPSDYVGVGPELVDELEKSG, from the coding sequence ATGACCGATACCGACGCGCTGTACGCCGTCTCGCCGCTCGACGGCCGGTACGGCAGCCGAACCGCGCCGCTGTCGCCGTACGCCAGCGAGGCGGCGCTGATGCGTGCCCGCGTTCGCGTCGAAGTCGAGTACCTGATCGCACTCGCCGACCTCGAGGCGACGCCACTGGAACTCGACGACGCCGCCCGCGACGATCTGCGGGGACTGTACCGCCACTTCGCCGAGGAGGACGCCCGGCTGATCAAGACCCTCGAGGTCTCCGGCCACGGCGAGTTCGAGGCGACGAACCACGACGTGAAAGCCGTCGAGTACTTCATTCGCCACGAACTGCCCGACGACAGCGACGCCTCCGCGTGGATCCACTTCGGGCTGACCAGCGAGGACGTCAACAATCTCGCCTACCGGCTGCTCGTCCGCGACGCCGTCGACGAGGTCCTGTTGCCCGCGCTGTACGAGGTCCGTGACGCGCTGGCGGAGATGGCCCGGGAGTATCGCGACCTGCCGATGCTCGCCCGGACCCACGGCCAGCCCGCGACGCCGACGACCTTCGGCAAGGAGATGGCCGTCTACGCCGCCCGCCTCGGTCGAGCGACGGGGCAGATTCGCGAGGCGACCGACGGCCTCCGAGGGAAACTCGGCGGTGCCTCTGGCACCTACGCTGCCCACGTCGCCGCCTACCCCGACGTCGACTGGCCCGCCTTCGCCCGGGAGTTCGTCACGGAGTTGGGTCTCGAGTTCGAGCCACTCACGACCCAGGTCAACCCGTGTGATGACCTCGCCGCCCTGTTCGACGCGTTCCGGAGTGCGAACCAGGTCCTCCTCGACCTCGACCTCGACGTCTGGCTGTACGTCTCCGATCGCTACCTCGGCCAGGAGGCAGTCGAGGGTGAAACCGGCTCCTCGACGATGCCCCACAAGGTCAACCCGATCGACTTCGAGAACAGCGAGGGCAACCTCTCGAAGGCGAACTCCGACCTCGAGTTCCTCGCCGACTACGTCACCACCTCCCGACTCCAGCGGGACCTCTCGGACTCGACGGTCAAGCGAAACATCGGTGCGGCCTTCGCTCACTGTCTCATCGGCTACTCGAAAGCCGCCGACGGTCTCGCAAAGGTCGTCCCCAACGAACACGTCGTGTGCGAAGAGCTCGAGTCGACCCCCGAGATCATCGGCGAGGCAGTCCAGACGATCCTCCGCCGGGAAGGCCAGGACGATGCCTACGAGCGCGTGAAGGAACTCACCCGCGGCCAGGAGGTCACTCTCGAGGATTTCCGGGAGCTGTTCGACGACCTCGAAGTCGACGACCGCACCCGCGAGCAGTTGCTCGCGTTGACGCCGTCGGATTACGTCGGCGTCGGACCGGAGCTGGTCGACGAACTCGAGAAGAGTGGGTGA
- a CDS encoding phosphoadenosine phosphosulfate reductase family protein translates to MPENFPDYVDVDYQDGAGEDPEDYLRLEDKIEKAIEVTHTGLEEYENPAVMWTGGKDSTLTLYFMKEVAEEYGYDLPTAIFIDHFQHFEDIHSFVSRWAEEWDLEVVYARNEDVGEYVDEHDLTPGDDIPVDALSEHNHHHVREILEYEEETFPFLLDTYVGNHLLKTVALNNALEEYDVDGVISGVRWDEQEARADETFFSPRHDPEIYPPHDRIQPILQFDETAVWEAFWNYVVPDTVPEFPDDGYVPESADDLPNDLTQEDIPVSPKYFAGFRSLGSEVSTEKSDEEPAWLQDLAETTERAGRAQDKEDLMQRLRDLGYM, encoded by the coding sequence ATGCCCGAGAACTTTCCCGACTACGTCGACGTCGACTACCAAGACGGTGCTGGCGAAGATCCCGAAGACTACCTGCGTCTCGAGGACAAAATCGAGAAAGCGATCGAGGTCACCCACACGGGACTCGAGGAGTACGAGAACCCGGCGGTGATGTGGACCGGCGGCAAGGACTCGACGCTGACGCTTTATTTCATGAAAGAAGTCGCCGAGGAGTACGGCTACGACCTGCCGACGGCGATCTTCATCGACCACTTCCAGCACTTCGAGGACATTCACAGCTTCGTTTCCCGCTGGGCCGAGGAGTGGGACCTCGAGGTCGTCTACGCCCGCAACGAGGACGTCGGCGAGTACGTCGACGAACACGACCTTACGCCCGGCGACGACATCCCGGTCGACGCCCTCTCAGAGCACAACCACCATCACGTCCGCGAGATCCTCGAGTACGAGGAGGAGACGTTCCCGTTCTTGCTCGATACGTACGTCGGTAACCATCTGCTGAAGACCGTCGCCCTGAACAACGCCTTAGAGGAGTACGACGTCGATGGCGTCATCTCGGGCGTGCGCTGGGACGAACAGGAGGCCCGCGCCGACGAGACGTTCTTCTCGCCGCGACACGACCCCGAGATCTACCCGCCTCACGACCGTATCCAGCCCATCCTCCAGTTCGACGAGACCGCCGTCTGGGAGGCGTTCTGGAACTACGTCGTTCCCGACACCGTCCCCGAGTTCCCCGACGACGGCTACGTGCCAGAAAGCGCCGACGACCTTCCGAACGACCTCACACAGGAGGACATCCCCGTCTCGCCGAAGTACTTCGCCGGCTTCCGGTCGCTTGGCAGCGAGGTCTCCACCGAGAAAAGCGACGAGGAACCAGCCTGGCTCCAGGATCTCGCAGAGACGACCGAACGCGCCGGCCGCGCCCAGGACAAAGAGGACCTGATGCAGCGTCTGCGCGACCTCGGGTACATGTAA
- a CDS encoding phosphate ABC transporter permease, producing the protein MIDPVSVGLVLAGLVLLFAGATLSSYGVGALGLGLGGSGGYLFGPAVGAAVGLDGLVATAVGVVVGAVAGVVVTYLLLSVAVATVSFVVGTFLGLAVFSPVLAGGAWYLEWPVAIGTGLAAALLGLVMTKTATILVTALVGSALATRSVTLSALESAQATGSLDPLLFDVTAVPFLALFILGVLSQLGLFKFGYVTSVAKLLPGASVLRDRRRGEAG; encoded by the coding sequence ATGATAGATCCCGTCTCCGTGGGGCTGGTTCTCGCCGGACTGGTTCTGTTGTTCGCAGGTGCGACGCTGTCGAGTTACGGCGTCGGCGCGCTGGGACTGGGGCTGGGCGGAAGCGGCGGGTACCTCTTCGGACCGGCAGTCGGTGCCGCGGTCGGGCTAGACGGGCTGGTCGCGACCGCCGTCGGCGTCGTCGTCGGTGCCGTCGCTGGCGTCGTCGTCACGTATCTGTTGTTGTCAGTCGCTGTCGCGACCGTGAGCTTCGTCGTCGGTACCTTCCTCGGTCTCGCGGTGTTTTCTCCCGTCCTCGCCGGCGGCGCGTGGTACCTCGAGTGGCCGGTCGCGATCGGGACCGGCCTCGCCGCGGCGTTGCTCGGGCTGGTGATGACCAAGACGGCGACGATTCTCGTCACCGCACTCGTCGGCAGCGCGTTAGCGACCCGTTCCGTGACGCTTTCGGCACTCGAGTCCGCGCAGGCGACGGGGAGTCTCGATCCGCTGTTGTTCGATGTCACCGCAGTGCCGTTTCTCGCCCTGTTCATCCTCGGGGTGCTCTCCCAGCTGGGGCTGTTCAAGTTCGGTTACGTGACCAGCGTGGCGAAGCTGTTGCCCGGCGCGAGCGTGCTCCGGGATCGGCGGCGGGGCGAAGCCGGATAA
- a CDS encoding universal stress protein, with translation MYDDVLVPTDGSATVAQTLEHAIPIAADNDATIHALYVIDTRILQAATDETRTEIETKLEDEGEDAVAAVADRAAEASLETTESVRRGTPSKTILEYADEEDIDLITIGTHGKSAREKQFSMGSVSERVVDDAATPVFVVREA, from the coding sequence ATGTACGACGACGTCCTCGTGCCGACGGACGGCAGCGCCACCGTCGCACAGACCCTCGAGCACGCGATCCCGATCGCCGCGGACAACGACGCGACGATCCACGCGCTGTACGTGATCGATACCCGAATCCTGCAGGCGGCGACCGACGAGACGCGTACGGAGATCGAAACGAAACTCGAGGACGAGGGCGAAGACGCCGTCGCCGCCGTCGCCGACCGGGCCGCCGAGGCCAGCCTCGAGACCACCGAATCGGTTCGACGCGGGACGCCGTCGAAGACGATTCTCGAGTACGCCGACGAGGAAGACATCGACCTGATCACCATCGGTACCCACGGGAAAAGCGCACGGGAGAAGCAGTTCTCGATGGGTAGCGTCTCCGAACGGGTCGTCGACGACGCGGCGACCCCGGTGTTCGTCGTCCGAGAGGCGTGA